The following coding sequences are from one Homalodisca vitripennis isolate AUS2020 chromosome 7, UT_GWSS_2.1, whole genome shotgun sequence window:
- the LOC124366173 gene encoding glutathione S-transferase-like, with translation MPVLEINGETVTQTAAICRYLAREAGLCGKDNWEDLRIDQIVDVNTDFVREFTKYYYEFDEKKKESLKRPLFNTIAPFYMKKFDALIKENEGYLANKEMSWADLYFTALSDGISHMNGSEITDGYSNVKRLQETVNSLPQIKAWLAKRPADDFSFEDVLFAAANKK, from the exons ATGCCAGTTTTGGAGATAAACGGAGAGACGGTTACACAGACCGCTGCCATCTGCCGCTACCTGGCGAGGGAGGCAGGATTGTGTGGCAAGGACAACTGGGAGGACCTCAGGATTGACCAGATAGTTGATGTCAATACTGATTTTGTCAGAG aatttacaaaatattactatgaGTTCGACGAAAAGAAGAAAGAATCATTGAAACGACCTCTTTTTAATACAATTGCACCATTTTATATGAAGAAGTTTGACGCTCTTATCAAGGAAAACGAAGGATATCTAGCAAACAAAGAG ATGTCATGGGCTGATCTGTACTTCACTGCTCTGAGCGATGGCATCAGCCACATGAATGGTTCTGAGATAACTGATGGCTATTCAAATGTCAAACGGCTGCAAGAAACAGTCAACTCGCTTCCACAGATCAAGGCTTGGCTTGCCAAAAGACCTGCAGATGACTTCAGTTTCGAAGACGTTTTGTTTGCTGCTGCAAACAAGAAATGA